TTTAAAGTTTAAAGTTCCGTATTTAATATACTTTGGAGTATAATTTCCTGAAGTTTTCATTTCAAAAACTTTTCCCCCTTTTGCTTTTTCCAAAGTAGCAGTTACAAAATACGTTTCTGAAATAGGAAAAAATTCTAAGCTTTTAAAAGTTTTCAAATCTTCAGCCATCAACGGACTCGTCTTAGGATCAGCAAATTTCGTATTAATCTTCTTTTGAAATTTTAGAACATCGCTCTTGTTGAACTTTTTTTGTGCAAAGCCAAAATTAAATACCAACAATAAAGCAAGGGCGTTTATAGTTTTCATCTTAGAAATTTTCTGCAAAAATAGTTCAAAAGTAACAAAACAGCAACCACTTAACGAGACAAAGTTTCCTAACTTTGTGACGATAATTTATCAAACAAAATGCTTAAAACTGCCTTAACTCATTACATTAACAACTTTCGAGGTTTTACCAGAGAAGTTTGGATTCTTGCTATCATCACTTTTATTAATCGCGCTGGAACAATGGTTCTTCCTTTTTTATCCAAATATTTAAAGGAAGATCTTCATTTTACCTATAACCAAGTCGGATGGATTATGGTGGCTTTTGGTCTTGGATCTATGCTAGGTTCTTGGCTTGGCGGTAAATTATCGGATAAAATCGGGTTCTATAAAATCATGATTTTTAGCTTATTCACTAGTGGCGTTTCGCTATTTTTTGTCCAATATATAACCACTTTCTGGGCCCTTTGTGCCGCAATGTTCGTTCTTATGACGATTGCAGATATGTTTCGTCCTGCAATGTTTGTGTCTCTAGGTGCTTATGCCAAACCAGAAAACCGTACTCGTGCACTTACGCTGGTGCGTCTTGCTGTAAATCTTGGCTTTGCCGCGGGACCTGCGCTTGGAGGTTTGATTATTATGGGAATGGGATATTCAGGTTTGTTTTGGGTTGATGGAGCTTCTTGTATTATTTCGATTTCAATTTTTGCCTTATTGGTAAAAGAGAAGAAAAAAGCAACTCATGATGATAAAACGGAAAGTGCTACTGATGTAAAATCGGTTTTTCACGATAAAATTTTCTGGGTTTTCTTGTTTGTAAGCTTCATTACAGCAATGATTTTCTTCCAGTTATTTACAACACTACCTTTATATCATAATGAAAAATTTAGCTTAAGCGAATTCCAAACCGGCTTATTAATGACCTTAAATGGACTTTTAATCTTTACTCTAGAAATGCCAACCGTTGGATTTCTAGAACGAAAAGCTTTTCCTAAGATTAGAATTATCATCATTGGATCGTTTGTTATGGCCAGCAGTTTCTTTTTGCTTTTAGTTAATTTCTGGGCCGGAATTTTGGTTGTGAGCATGATTTGCATTTCGATTGGAGAAGTTCTTACTTTCCCCTTTTCTAACGCTTTTGCTTTAAGCCGAGCACCTCGCGGACAGGAAGGCCGATACATGGCACTTTATACCATGAGTTTTAGTCTTGCTCATATTATTAGTTCTAAGCTTGGATTTGAAATTATTACTCGATTCGGCTATCAAATTAACTGGCTTTTTATGGCCTGCATTGGAGTTGTTGCAACAGGATGCTGTATCTGGATTAAGAATGCTTTGACCAACGAAAAAATTTCTTAAAAAACTTTTAACTTTTTAGATTCTGACAAAAGCAGACATTTCTTAATTTAAAACAAAAGAGAGTCGTACAATTCTATACGACTCTCAGTTTTAATACTATTTTTGTTTAATTTTTAAATTATTCAATTTCAAAACTTGCTTCAACTTGTATATAGCTTTTTTTACCGTTTTCAGTTTTGACTAAAAAAATAACGTAATCTTCAAGGTAATCAGCAAGTTCATAATCTCTTAATTTTAACCTTCTGTTTTCGTCATAAAATTTAGAACTCCTAATATATTCTTTAAGATTAATTTCTCTTTTTTTAGTCTTGTAATTCTTTATCTTTTGAACTCCAGTAAAGAAAAAATCCCCTACATTACCGCCACTACCATCTTTTATGTAAAAATGATTGGGAATTTCGGTAAACGTAATAATATATTGGGTATCATACGAAAAGAATAGTGTGTCTTTTACTTTTTCCTGCGCTCCTACAAAGCAAGGAAATAATGACAAAATAAAAAGTATAGCAATTTTCATATCTTCTTTTATTACATTATTCAATCAATATCAGGTTGTTGTTCTTTACCATTGTTATGACGTAAACCGATGATATTAAAAACACGATTAAAGGAAGTAAAAAAGCAATGTGTATGTTCTGGTAATTAATTCTTAATCCTGTAAGGTAAACCAGAAAAACCAATAACACTACAAAACAGCCCAAGAGAACTTTATAATTCCTACTTATTAAAAACAAAATAAGCAGAAAAAATACAGGAATAATTGATAACCCTTCCCAAAATATTCGAAAAATCATGCTACTAAAAAGGTCGTGCAAAAATTGGTAGAAATAAATCAGTAGTAGAGCAATAGTTGGAACCCCATTCTCTTGAAGCCCGAAGATTAATAGAAAAGAAAACATTGCGATGAATCTTGCAACTTTTAAATTTATTGACATGTTCTATTTGTGTTAGGTGCATTAGCTGTTTAATAATATAATTTGGACGAGAAAATAATATGGCAGCGACAGTATCTGAAGTATCAATTAAACCTGATGTAGAAATACCTAAGCAATATTTAACACTGC
The Flavobacterium humidisoli DNA segment above includes these coding regions:
- a CDS encoding MDR family MFS transporter, with the protein product MLKTALTHYINNFRGFTREVWILAIITFINRAGTMVLPFLSKYLKEDLHFTYNQVGWIMVAFGLGSMLGSWLGGKLSDKIGFYKIMIFSLFTSGVSLFFVQYITTFWALCAAMFVLMTIADMFRPAMFVSLGAYAKPENRTRALTLVRLAVNLGFAAGPALGGLIIMGMGYSGLFWVDGASCIISISIFALLVKEKKKATHDDKTESATDVKSVFHDKIFWVFLFVSFITAMIFFQLFTTLPLYHNEKFSLSEFQTGLLMTLNGLLIFTLEMPTVGFLERKAFPKIRIIIIGSFVMASSFFLLLVNFWAGILVVSMICISIGEVLTFPFSNAFALSRAPRGQEGRYMALYTMSFSLAHIISSKLGFEIITRFGYQINWLFMACIGVVATGCCIWIKNALTNEKIS
- a CDS encoding DUF1684 domain-containing protein, which produces MKTINALALLLVFNFGFAQKKFNKSDVLKFQKKINTKFADPKTSPLMAEDLKTFKSLEFFPISETYFVTATLEKAKGGKVFEMKTSGNYTPKYIKYGTLNFKINGKAFKLAVYQSLDLIVQEKYKNHLFLPFSDLTSGKQSYIGGRYIDLEIPKGNTIAIDFNQAYNPYCAYNYKYSCPLVPQENDLKIEIKAGVKAFH